A section of the Alkalihalobacillus sp. LMS39 genome encodes:
- a CDS encoding glycosyltransferase family A protein — translation MKPVVSIILTSYNKPNTVGKSIESVLAQTFTHWELFIMDDASNEETTTKIKSYLHDERIHYYNSQIENKNRYKTTRYATLINTAIPKTKGEYVTYLTDDTVYVPKRLELMMQAFNHNSAIEAVYSGQKVIHVDKHLDVLTERTRMTKGTLQEAANIVDHCSVMHTRKIADQVFQTFGSFWDDDPKYWHNADAAFWSRVNTFTSFHPIDEILDISYKTPYSFQNLNANLPEHLPEGTIVKGQSSNVYVIEENRRREIDREWFTVLNYRNRDIVEIPDPILFKYSLGPKIDETVFSNPSLFPNGRLVKAKESTTIYYIENHQKRLIDGFKAFKKFKFQKKDIIPLTYEFLEGFELGPPINSSITEHTILPSQLLFKDFSSYYLSNQNQLHPIEKNSVKKLNLKEQQAIRLSKKEKKIFTEGDPFCWTYFQK, via the coding sequence TTGAAGCCTGTCGTATCAATTATTCTTACAAGCTACAACAAACCAAACACAGTAGGAAAATCCATTGAGAGTGTACTGGCACAAACTTTTACACATTGGGAATTGTTTATTATGGATGATGCTTCAAATGAGGAAACGACAACGAAAATCAAATCTTATTTACATGATGAACGAATCCATTACTATAATAGTCAAATTGAAAATAAAAACCGTTACAAAACAACACGTTATGCGACATTAATCAATACAGCCATTCCAAAAACAAAAGGTGAATACGTAACATACTTAACAGATGATACGGTGTATGTACCTAAGCGATTAGAGTTGATGATGCAAGCCTTTAATCACAATTCAGCGATAGAGGCTGTTTATTCAGGACAAAAAGTCATCCATGTCGATAAACATTTGGATGTATTAACAGAGCGAACCCGGATGACGAAAGGAACATTACAAGAGGCTGCCAACATCGTTGATCATTGTTCTGTTATGCATACGAGAAAAATAGCCGACCAAGTGTTTCAAACGTTTGGTAGCTTTTGGGACGATGACCCTAAGTATTGGCATAATGCAGATGCGGCTTTTTGGAGTCGGGTAAATACATTTACTTCGTTTCATCCTATAGATGAAATTTTGGATATTAGTTATAAGACTCCGTATTCCTTTCAAAATTTAAATGCCAATCTTCCCGAGCACTTGCCAGAAGGAACAATAGTAAAAGGGCAATCATCTAACGTGTATGTAATTGAAGAGAATCGAAGAAGAGAAATTGACCGAGAGTGGTTTACGGTACTAAACTATCGAAATCGGGATATTGTTGAAATCCCTGACCCGATTTTATTTAAATATTCGCTTGGTCCAAAAATCGATGAAACGGTTTTTTCAAACCCTTCTTTATTTCCAAATGGTCGTCTTGTCAAAGCGAAAGAGTCAACTACAATCTATTATATTGAAAATCATCAAAAAAGATTGATAGATGGCTTTAAAGCTTTTAAAAAATTTAAGTTTCAAAAAAAAGATATCATTCCTTTAACTTACGAGTTTCTTGAAGGGTTTGAGCTAGGTCCTCCTATTAATAGTTCAATTACCGAACATACCATTCTCCCGAGTCAATTATTGTTTAAAGATTTTTCCAGCTATTATTTAAGCAACCAAAATCAGCTTCATCCGATTGAGAAAAATAGTGTTAAGAAATTAAACCTTAAGGAACAACAAGCCATTCGATTATCGAAAAAAGAAAAGAAAATCTTTACGGAAGGTGACCCATTTTGTTGGACATATTTTCAAAAGTGA
- a CDS encoding glycosyltransferase family A protein, whose translation MIKVSCILTSYNRPRGVQEAINSVKKQTYPHWELIIVDDNSNAKTKQMLQHLVASDERLKLIQSGVKDEDRYKTTRYATCINLAIPHLTGDVVTYLTDDDIYYPNRFKQMVKVFQKNPNIHIVYGKQKVVHIRNGLKVREFLRPSIGVTKHPMGKVDHNSFMHRRSCFNTIGGWDDNPQYWNHADAVFFRKLVQHWEFHPLHIVTDEHRIHPKGIQSKMRQNKKPWMEKDTE comes from the coding sequence ATGATAAAAGTGAGCTGTATTCTCACAAGTTATAACCGACCAAGAGGAGTGCAAGAAGCGATTAATAGTGTAAAAAAACAAACATATCCTCACTGGGAACTCATCATCGTCGATGACAATTCTAATGCAAAAACAAAACAAATGCTTCAACATCTAGTCGCTAGCGACGAACGCTTGAAGCTGATACAGTCCGGTGTTAAAGATGAAGACCGCTATAAAACGACTCGTTATGCAACTTGTATAAACCTAGCTATTCCTCATCTAACAGGAGATGTTGTCACTTATTTAACAGATGATGATATTTATTATCCGAATCGTTTTAAACAAATGGTGAAAGTATTTCAAAAAAATCCGAACATCCATATTGTGTATGGAAAGCAAAAAGTAGTTCATATAAGAAATGGATTAAAAGTCCGAGAGTTTCTTCGTCCGTCAATTGGAGTGACTAAACATCCTATGGGCAAAGTCGACCATAATTCCTTTATGCACCGACGAAGCTGTTTCAATACTATTGGTGGTTGGGATGACAATCCACAATATTGGAATCATGCCGATGCTGTTTTTTTTAGAAAACTTGTTCAACACTGGGAGTTTCATCCGCTTCACATTGTCACAGATGAACATCGGATTCACCCTAAAGGAATCCAATCTAAAATGAGACAAAACAAAAAACCATGGATGGAAAAAGATACCGAATAA
- a CDS encoding glycosyltransferase, whose product MERSGVLFICHPWGGGTEVYENQCIEELKGTRTIFRLRMNENQLSVIEVNRQKVIRYAIKTTELNWSSFHKMLKQCNITYIYINHLVTFPLFKLIHYIIRCNIPYAYFIADYYCVCPSFNLLNYEEKYCFAETNIAKCQACIQTNLITEPQINMKATSIRIAKWRHKFFQLLQHADTVIAPSHSTKEIIQRYYPTLPIHVSAPKTPEHIMYTYQPHFALNRLNIAFIGHIGKNKGLTILYELKEAIKQQGLPLTIKVIGTTDKHPTPYSDEAGHFHVVGQYEPKQLSYLLSQHEISIVVISSICPETYSYTTTEALLSGYPVITFNLGAPVERVQNLNGGWVVGQLDSQALLQLLLQLHANREELMNKVNNLRT is encoded by the coding sequence GTGGAAAGGTCTGGAGTATTATTTATTTGCCATCCTTGGGGTGGTGGGACGGAAGTTTATGAGAATCAATGTATTGAAGAGTTAAAAGGAACAAGGACTATTTTTCGTTTGCGAATGAACGAAAATCAACTGTCAGTTATCGAAGTGAACAGACAAAAAGTAATACGATATGCAATAAAAACAACTGAACTCAATTGGAGTTCATTTCATAAAATGTTAAAACAGTGTAACATAACGTATATTTATATTAATCATTTAGTGACATTTCCACTATTTAAACTTATTCATTATATTATTCGGTGTAACATCCCTTATGCTTATTTTATTGCTGATTATTATTGTGTTTGCCCTAGCTTTAACTTACTTAATTATGAAGAAAAATATTGTTTTGCTGAAACAAATATAGCGAAATGCCAAGCGTGTATTCAAACGAACCTTATTACAGAGCCACAAATTAATATGAAAGCCACCTCGATTCGCATTGCCAAATGGAGACATAAATTTTTTCAGTTGCTCCAGCATGCAGATACTGTAATTGCACCTAGTCACTCGACGAAAGAAATTATTCAACGATATTATCCGACTCTTCCTATTCATGTTTCTGCACCAAAAACCCCAGAGCATATTATGTATACATACCAACCACATTTTGCATTGAACCGATTGAATATTGCTTTTATTGGTCATATCGGAAAAAATAAAGGGTTAACAATTTTATATGAGCTTAAAGAAGCCATTAAACAACAAGGTTTACCATTGACAATTAAAGTCATTGGTACGACAGATAAACACCCTACACCTTATAGTGATGAAGCGGGTCACTTCCATGTTGTTGGTCAATATGAGCCGAAACAATTGTCGTATTTATTATCACAACACGAAATTTCTATCGTTGTTATTTCTTCGATTTGTCCAGAAACATATTCTTATACAACAACAGAAGCACTTCTTTCTGGATACCCTGTGATTACCTTTAATTTAGGCGCACCTGTAGAAAGAGTACAGAATTTGAATGGAGGATGGGTTGTCGGTCAATTGGATAGTCAAGCGTTGCTTCAGTTATTGCTACAGTTACATGCAAATCGGGAAGAGCTTATGAATAAAGTGAATAATTTACGCACATAA